The DNA window attagatTCAAAGGTAATTAATATGCTATAAAATGAATAGCAAATTTACAAAGCACTATTATTTTAATGCATGTATTTGTTTTaaggacaaaaattaaatatcaacTCCTGTTTGAAGAGCAAAAGTGTAATTTCTTCTCTTGGAATTACATGTTTGACTTGATCCAATTGAGAATATGAGTTCACATATTAGGAAGTCTTTAAGTTCACATAATAGGACTATATAGAGTTGAATTGTTGACATTTGACTGCATTTGGATATTTAACTCCATTATCAGACCTAACTTAACCTATCAAATCTCTTTCTTATGCTAATAAACAATTGTTTAATCAAAATAACATTCTCcaattattactttattttcttttaactaAATGATTTGGTCTATCATTCATACTACGATATTGAcatcattgaaacaaaaaaaataaatctcgACGATGCTAAAAGTTTGAGTCGAAGTTAAAGATCAAGAAATCGTTACTAACATATTTACGAATCTCAATCGTGGTAATATAACATCCCACTTTATTTAACTACCACGACTTCAAGTATAAAGTTTTTAGCAATAGAATTCACACTTGTACATGTCCGTCTGAATACAATCATAGGATGTTTAACAATTAAATAACGATTGCTGATAATAATATCGTAAACATTGTCTAATGAACAAATGGATAAAAAAGGATTTTTGCTCATCATTTCACCTGATCTGAAGTCGCATAACAATTTGATTTACAGAGTTAAAAACCTCATACTAGTAAACTGATCCAACTGTTATTCTAGTAAAAATCTCTGGCTAGCAATTCGTCTGCGAGTTAGTAAGAAAGAATTCCTAACCTAAATTGGGGATCTGTCAACAGAATTGTCCCAGTTGAATGATCATCACACTTATATCATCAAGTGAACCTCGCGAAACAGAGAGGTCAATGAGCTTTCTACACGCTGACAAGGGCTGCTGTGTACTGATGCCAGTGCACAAAGGCCGAGCAATATCTACTGCTTCCTGGTTGCTAACGGTATCCCATAAGCCATCAGATGCTAGGACTAAGAATTCCAATTCAGGATTAAGTTCAAGAATCTTCGTCTCAGGTTCTGCTGTTACCCATTGTTTAAGGTACTGATCCCCAATACCTCTTGATACAGCGAGAGATCCCTGAATTCTCCAAACACCATGACAACAATCCACGTAGCCACCCTATAGAACACAAAACACAAGAAGATCAGCCACTATTCATATTTAACAAGTAGGGACATAGCTAAGCATAATTTCATCGTCAAGCTGCTTACCGATGCCTCAATTCTATCCTTCTCATCTTTCCTTGAAGGCCTATGATCAGAGGTCAATACCTCAGCAAGCCCTCCTCTGCTCACAACAGCACGACAATCCCCAGCATTAGATACAACTATATTGCCCTTTTGGATTAAAGCTGTCACGCAGCATGATCCACCCCGAACTTCTTGGCTGAGAAATTCAGTATCTGTTTTAAGATAACCGTTTTTCACTGCCGCCTCAATTTTGTCATCAGTTGTCTTCCCTAGTTCATTCATAATGTTCTTATTCAAGTTCTCTGCTGAAAACTCTGCAGCTTTCACTCCTCCATGACCATCAAATATACCAAAAACACCCTGTTACAAGTAATCCCTTTGTCAGTTTTTACTGCTTCAAAACACTTTATAAACAATCAAACATGCCTTAATCCAAACTCGAAGGTAAATAATCCATCCTCTAAGACAAACTTGGTACTTACACACATTTCCAGTGAAGTTCTACTTCTATGAAGAACTAAATTTTGAGAAACATTAGTTCATTCTCTCCTCAGACCCTACTTgagggattacactgggtatgttgttgtttatattagttaattttttccTCAAACCatacttgtgggattacacggGGTATGTTGTTCTTCATATTAACTAGACATAGAAGAATAATTTGACAGTTGCCTTCCAACTACAGATTCTACAACACTAGCAAAGATACTCAATTTG is part of the Solanum stenotomum isolate F172 chromosome 8, ASM1918654v1, whole genome shotgun sequence genome and encodes:
- the LOC125874503 gene encoding probable protein phosphatase 2C 25, whose protein sequence is MSCTVALSNSPVFSPSRVPVPASLRCKVSSSSSSSSPETLTLTHSPSKTSASPSSPSSPLRILRLQKPPPSNLIRASNTDCSTSTVLKRKRPTRLDLPVASMSFGNFPVTPAGVADLVEAEGDGYSVCCKRGRKGAMEDRHSAMVNLKGDSKQGVFGIFDGHGGVKAAEFSAENLNKNIMNELGKTTDDKIEAAVKNGYLKTDTEFLSQEVRGGSCCVTALIQKGNIVVSNAGDCRAVVSRGGLAEVLTSDHRPSRKDEKDRIEASGGYVDCCHGVWRIQGSLAVSRGIGDQYLKQWVTAEPETKILELNPELEFLVLASDGLWDTVSNQEAVDIARPLCTGISTQQPLSACRKLIDLSVSRGSLDDISVMIIQLGQFC